One stretch of Argiope bruennichi chromosome 3, qqArgBrue1.1, whole genome shotgun sequence DNA includes these proteins:
- the LOC129963885 gene encoding uncharacterized protein LOC129963885 yields the protein MQGFRKLLSDTQSNRKNVVTKRAIIIGDRLDEDYINNYENIPDGFGGIDFGKLEEKIRDLAPNIFIGAFVFFGVLFIVLFPVINFINMCIDDFRANCHLFGYILCCRDPKYSLVKKECKRKGVFIPKYRKYQKLMKKYKKLQKSEGLEKMKVKT from the exons ATGCAAggattcagaaaattattaagtgaTACCCAAAGCAACAGAAAAAATGTAGTGACAAAGCGAGCAATAATTATTGGGGATCGTTTAGATGAAGattatataaat AATTATGAAAACATTCCTGACGGCTTTGGCGGTATAGATTTTGGAAAGTTAGAGGAAAAAATTCGTGACTTGGCTCCAAATATCTTTATCGGAGCCTTTGTATTTTTTGGAGTTCTTTTCATAGTCCTTTTCCCTGTCATCAACTTTATTAACATGTGTATCGATGACTTTAGAGCCAACTGTCATTTATTTGGATACATCCTTTGCTGCCGTGATCCAA AGTATTCCCTTGTGAAAAAAGAGTGCAAGAGAAAAGGTGTTTTCATCCCAAAATATAGGAAATATCAGAAGCTCatgaaaaaatacaagaaattgcAGAAATCCGAGGGCCTtgagaaaatgaaagttaaaacttag
- the LOC129963887 gene encoding uncharacterized protein LOC129963887: MKSLAILLCLCLSQVLCVLGLRDGNCTDPNLTNQLDANCYNYSYGNPIQFATCIQTNYPNGGYSYKYDCYFVHECPKADQNCQNYCKSYGYPYSCTIPSKRVYCACGKILNDKQVYYYYGY, from the exons ATGAAGTCTCTTGCCATTCTTTTGTGCCTTTGCCTTTCCCAAGTTCTTTGCG TTCTCGGTCTACGCGATGGAAACTGCACCGATCCAAACCTCACAAATCAGCTGGATGCTAATTGCTACAATTATAGTTACGGCAATCCGATTCAGTTTGCGACCTGCATCCAAACTAACTATCCCAATGGAGGCTACTCTTACAAATATGACTGCTACTTTGTTCACGAATGCCCAAAAGCTGACCAAAACTGCCAGAACTATTGCAAATCTTATGGCTATCCATATTCCTGCACTATTCCAAGCAAAAGAGTCTATTGTGCCTGCGGCAAAATATTGAACGACAAGCAAGT GTATTACTATTACGGATATTAA